Genomic segment of Acidimicrobiales bacterium:
GACGCCCCGGGCCCGCACCCAGCCGAGCGTCAACTACGGCACGGAGCTGTGGGACGGCGACGTCGACTACCAGGGCATCGACGACCTGGTCGAGCTCTGGTACGACCCCGACGTCGAGATCGTCGACGAGTTCGGTAACCCGCGCACCGGCGCGTACCAGTACGTCGACGGCGCCCGGCGCTACTACGCCGACGAGTGGCCCGAGGAGCTGAAGGTGTTCGACCCCGCCGGTGCGATCACGAGGATCACCGAGCCGCCTCCCGAGGAGGCCGTGCCCGACTACCCATCTCCTGCGGGTGGGGGCGGCTAGCAGGAGTAGCCTGCGGGCGCCCATGAGCGCCAGGACCTACGCCGTGCGCACCTTCGGGTGCCAGATGAACGAGCATGATTCCGAGCGGATCGTGGGGTTGCTCGAGGCCGACGGGCTGCGTCCCGCGGAGTCGCCCGACGACGCCGACGTGATCGTGCTCAACACCTGCTGCATCCGGGAGAACGCCGACAACAAGCTCTACGGCCACCTCGGTCACCTCAAGTCGCTGAAGGACCGCAACCCCGAGCTGCAGATCATGGTCGGCGGGTGCCTGGCCCAGAAGGACCGCGACGGCATCGTCGCCCGGGCGCCGCACGTCGACGTGGTGTTCGGCACCCACAACGTGGGCCGGGCCGCCGAGCTGCTGCGTGAGCAGCAGTCCGGGAGCGCGGGGTCGCTGGTCGAGATCCTCGACGAGGCGGCGAGCGACGATCGGGCCACCTTCCCGAGCGCCCTGCAGGTCCAGCGCGAGCTGCCCTACGCCAGCTGGCTGACGATCCAGGTGGGCTGCGACAACTCGTGCGCCTTCTGCATCGTCCCGGCGGTGCGGGGGCGGGAGATCAGCCGGCCGTTCGCCGAGCTGGTCGCCGAGGTCGAGGGGCTGGCCGCCGACGGTGTCACCGAGGTGACGCTGCTGGGCCAGAACGTCAACAGCTACGGCCGCGACCTGATGCTGGAGCGCCGCCAGGCCGGCGACCGCGACGCCAAGGTGCGTCCGTTGTTCGCCGACCTGCTGCGGGCGGTCGGCGCCGTCGACGGCATCCGGCGGGTGCGCTACACCAGCCCGCACCCCAAGGACCTGCGGCCGGAGACGATCGCGGCGATGGCGGAGACGCCGGCGGTGTGCGAACACCTCCACCTGCCGCTCCAGGCCGGCAGCGACCGGGTGCTGGCGGCGATGCACCGGGGCTACACGGCCGAGCGCTACCTCCGGAGGCTCGAGGCGGCCCGGGCGGCGATGCCCGACCTGGCCGTCACCACCGACATCATCGTCGGCTTCCCGGGCGAGACCGACGCCGACTTCGAGCGCACCCTCGAGGTAGTGGCCGAGGCGGCCTACGACAGCGCCTACACCTTCATCTTCAGCCCCCGTCCCGGCACCGAGGCGGCCGAGCGCACCGACGAGTTCGTCCCGTCGGAGGTGACCGCCGAGCGGTTCGAGCGCCTGCGGGTGGTGGTCGAGCGCTCGGCGCTGGCCCGCCATCGGGACCGGATCGGCCGGGTGGAGGAAGCCCTGGTGGAGGGCCCGTCCCGCAAGGATGCGACGGTCACCTCCGGCCGCACCCGCCAGAACAAGCTGGTCCACTTCCGCTCCGGATCGACCCTCCGTCCCGGCAGCTACGTCGACGTCCAGGTCACCACCGCCGCCCCCCACCACCTCACCGGGGAGCTCCTCGGGGTGACCGCACCAGCGACCCACAAGACCCGCATCCCCGTCGCTGTTGTCTGACGCCCCGACCCACCTGGCGCTGGTCGGGACGACGGCGTCGGGGAAGTCGGCGCTGGGTCTCGCCCTCGCCCGTCGTGATCCGCGCCTCGAGATCGTCTCGGTCGACTCGATGCAGGTGTACCGGGGGATGGACGTCGGCACGGCCAAGCCGACCGCGGCGGAGCAGGCCGAGGTGCGCCACCACCTGCTCGACCTGGCCGACCCGTGGGACGAGTTCACGGTCACCCGCTTCCAGCAGGCCTTCCGGGACGCGCTGGCCGACATCGAGGCCCGCGGCCGGCGGGCCCTGCTGGTCGGCGGCACCGGCCTCTACCTGCGAGCGGTGGTCGACGACCTCACCATCCCGGGCCGCTACCCCGAGGCGCGCGCCGAGCTGGAGGCCGAGCCCGACACCGTGGCCCTCTACGCCCGCCTCCAGCAGCTCGACCCCGCGGCCGCCGCCCGCATGGAGCCCGGCAACCGCCGCCGGGTCGTCCGGGCCCTGGAGGTGACGCTCGGCAGCGGCGCCCCGTTCTCGTCGTTCGGCCCCGGCCTGGAGGCCTACCCGCCCACGCCGTTCCGGCTCCTCGGCGTCGAGCTGCCCAGCGAGACCGTCGCCGCCCGCATCACCGCCCGGTACGCCGACCAGCTGGCCGCCGGCTTCGTCGACGAGGTCCGCCGCCTGGCCGCCGACCCCCGGGGCCTGTCGCGCACCGCCCGCCAGGCCCTCGGCTACCGCGAGCTGCTCGCCCACGTCGAGGAGGGCGTCGATCTCGACGAGGCCGTCGACCTGGCCGTCGGCCGCACCCGCAAGTTCGCCCGCCGCCAGCGGTCGTGGTTCCGGCGCGACCCCCGCATCGAGTGGCTGCGCGCCGACGACCCCACGACCCTGCGGGAACCGCTCGCGGCCCTCGTCCTGGCAAACTCCCCGCCAACCACCCCGCCATCGCCCCAAGCGGGGTCGGCTGCGCCGACGCCGTAGCCTTCTGATCACCATGCGGCTCACCAAGCACCACGGGCTGGGCAACGACTTCCTCGTCCTCCTCGACCGGTCGGGCCTCCACCCCGTCGCCGCCGACCTGGCCCGGGCCGTGTGCGACCGCTACCGCGGCATCGGCGCCGACGGCCTGATCAGGGCCGTCCGCCCCGGCACGGGCCCCGACCCCGAGCCGCCCGACGCCGTGATGGAGCTGCTCAACGCCGACGGCTCCCGCGCCGAGATGAGCGGCAACGGCATCCGCTGCCTGGTGCAGGCGATGGTGCTCGAGGGCTGGGTCGAGCCCAAGTCCGACGGCCCCACCCAGGTCGCCGTGCTCACCGACGCCGGCCTGCGCAGCGTGGTCGTCCAGCAGGCGATCGATGCCACAACCCACCTGATCACGGTCGACATGGGGCCGGTGCGCTTCGACCGGCGGGAGGCGAGCTGGGTCGGCGGTCCGTTCGTGCGCAGCGCCTGGGCCGACCTGGGCAACCCCCACCTGGTGCTGGAGGTCGACCGGGGCCAGGCGTTCGACGCCATCGACCTGGTCGGCATGGGCGAGCGGGTCAACGCCGGCACTCCCGGCGGCGCCAACGTCCACCTGCTCATCCCCGGCCCCGGCGACGACGCCGTCACCATCCGCACCTACGAGCGGGGCGTCGGGCCCACGCAGGCGTGCGGCACCGGGGCGTGCGCGTCGGCGGCGGTCGCCAACGCCTGGGGCCTGGTGGGCCGGCACGTGGACGTGCACCAGCCGGGCGGGGTCGCCGAGGTGCGGCTCGGGGCGACCGTCGAGCTGACCGGCCCGGCCACCGTGATCGCCGCCATCGACTACCCCTACACCCGCCCGGCCGCGGGATAAAGCGTGGCCCTACAGCGCCTTCACCGGGCAGGATCGTGGCCATGTCACTGATCGAGCGGTCGTTTCGCGAGAAGATCGTCCTGGTCGGTGTCACCCTCCCGCCCGACACGGCCGAGAAGACCGAGGCATCGCTCGACGAGCTGTCCCTCCTGGTCGACACGGCCGGTGCCGACGAGGTGGGTCGCCTCATGCAGCGCCGCAACGCGCCCGACCCGCCCACCTACGTGGGCAAGGGCAAGGCCGAGGAGCTCAAGGAGCTGGCGCTGGCCACCGACTGCGACACCGTGGTGTTCGACAACGAGCTCACGCCGGCGCAGCAGTTCAACCTGGAGAAGCTGCTCGGCCGCACGGCCATCGACCGCACCGCGGTGATCCTCGACATCTTCGCCCAGAACGCCCACAGCCAGGAGGGCAAGGCGCAGGTCGAGCTGGCCCAGCTGCGCTACCGGCTGCCGCGCCTGCGAGGGCGGGGCAAGGCGCTGTCGCAGCAGGCCGGCGGCATGTCGGCGGGCGGCGGCGCCCGCATCGGCACCCGCGGCCCCGGCGAGACCCAGCTCGAGGTCGACCGGCGGCGGCTCGTACGTCGGGTCCACAAGCTCGAGGCCGAGCTGCGCGAGGTCGACCGTCACCGTGACACCCAGCGCAAGGCGCAGCGCACCGGCGCCCTGCCGCGGGCGGTGATCGTCGGCTACACGAACGCCGGCAAGTCGACGCTGCTCAACCGGCTCACCGACGCGGGCGTCCTCGTCGAGGACCGCCTGTTCGCCACGCTCGACGCCACCACCCGTCGTCTCGACCTGCCCGGCGGCGAGCGCGTGCTGCTCACCGACACCGTCGGCTTCATCCGCAAGCTGCCGCACCAGCTGGTGGAGGCGTTCAAGTCGACGTTGGCCGTCGCCGTCGACGCCGACCTGCTGGTCCACGTGGTCGATGCCTCGGCACCCGACCCGGCCGGCAACATCGAGGCCGTCCGCTCCGTCCTCGGCGAGATCGGTGCGGCCGACGTTCCCGAGCTGATGGCGTTCAACAAGGCCGACCTGGCGCCGGACGCCGCCGAGCGCCTGGTGGACCGGTGGCCGGGCTCGGTGGCGTTCAGCGCCACCACCGGCGACGGCGTCGACGTGCTGGTCCGCACCGTCGGCGACCGGCTGCGGGCGCTCACCCGGGTGGTCGAGCTGGTGATCCCCTACGAGCGGGGCGACCTGCTGGCCGCGGTGCACCGTGGGGGAGAGGTGCTGTCCGAAAGCCCTGGTGAAGGTGGTATGTACATACGGGGTCGCTTCGACGAGGCGACGGTCGGGCGCTTGGGTGAGTTCGTGACCAACGCCTGACCGTGCAGCCGGGCGGCACGGTTTGGTGGCCGTGGCGCCGTGGGAACGGTCCCGCAACCTCATCCGACCCTGGAGGTCGCAGAGTGCTCTGGTCACTGATCACGTTCCTGGTCCTCGGCGTCATCGCCGGCTACATCGCCCGACTGCTCGTCCCCGGCGAGGACCCGCTGTCGTTGCCGCTGACCGCGGCGCTGGGCGTCGTCGGGTCGTTCGTGGGCGGCTTCCTCGGTCGGATCATCTTCGACTCCGGCGACGGCATCATCCAGCCCAGCGGGATCATCGGCTCGGTGATCGGCGCCGTCATCGTGCTGATGATCTACAACTTCTTCGACGGCGAGAAGCGCGCCAACGCTTGAAGAGCTCGCTGCACCAGGGGATCTAGTCTGCTGAAGTGCAGCAAGCGTTCAGGCCACCGCCGTACCCCTACGACCGTCTCGACGCACTGCGCCCGCTAGCCGACCGGCTGCCGGGCGGGTGCGTGGATCTCTCCATCGGCACGCCGTGCGACCCGCCGCCGGCGTTCGTGATCTCCGCGCTGGCGACGTCGGGTCGGGAGCGGGGCTACCCGCCGTCGGTGGGCTCGGCGGACATGCGCGACGCCGTGGTGGCCTGGTTCCGCCGGCGCTTCGACGTGGCGGTGTCGCCGTCGGACGTCGCCGCCTGCGTCGGCACGAAGGAGCTGGTCGCAGGCATCCCACAGTGGCTGCGGCTGCGTGACCCGGGGCGCGACACGGTCCTGTACCCCGAGCCGAGCTACCCGACCTACGCCATGGGGGCCACGTTGGCGGGCTGCCGCTCGGTCGCCTACCGGACGCTCGACGACATCGCCGAGGCCGACGCGGCGCGGGCGCTGTGCCTGTGGGTCAACACGCCC
This window contains:
- the miaB gene encoding tRNA (N6-isopentenyl adenosine(37)-C2)-methylthiotransferase MiaB gives rise to the protein MSARTYAVRTFGCQMNEHDSERIVGLLEADGLRPAESPDDADVIVLNTCCIRENADNKLYGHLGHLKSLKDRNPELQIMVGGCLAQKDRDGIVARAPHVDVVFGTHNVGRAAELLREQQSGSAGSLVEILDEAASDDRATFPSALQVQRELPYASWLTIQVGCDNSCAFCIVPAVRGREISRPFAELVAEVEGLAADGVTEVTLLGQNVNSYGRDLMLERRQAGDRDAKVRPLFADLLRAVGAVDGIRRVRYTSPHPKDLRPETIAAMAETPAVCEHLHLPLQAGSDRVLAAMHRGYTAERYLRRLEAARAAMPDLAVTTDIIVGFPGETDADFERTLEVVAEAAYDSAYTFIFSPRPGTEAAERTDEFVPSEVTAERFERLRVVVERSALARHRDRIGRVEEALVEGPSRKDATVTSGRTRQNKLVHFRSGSTLRPGSYVDVQVTTAAPHHLTGELLGVTAPATHKTRIPVAVV
- the miaA gene encoding tRNA (adenosine(37)-N6)-dimethylallyltransferase MiaA, with protein sequence MSDAPTHLALVGTTASGKSALGLALARRDPRLEIVSVDSMQVYRGMDVGTAKPTAAEQAEVRHHLLDLADPWDEFTVTRFQQAFRDALADIEARGRRALLVGGTGLYLRAVVDDLTIPGRYPEARAELEAEPDTVALYARLQQLDPAAAARMEPGNRRRVVRALEVTLGSGAPFSSFGPGLEAYPPTPFRLLGVELPSETVAARITARYADQLAAGFVDEVRRLAADPRGLSRTARQALGYRELLAHVEEGVDLDEAVDLAVGRTRKFARRQRSWFRRDPRIEWLRADDPTTLREPLAALVLANSPPTTPPSPQAGSAAPTP
- the dapF gene encoding diaminopimelate epimerase, whose translation is MRLTKHHGLGNDFLVLLDRSGLHPVAADLARAVCDRYRGIGADGLIRAVRPGTGPDPEPPDAVMELLNADGSRAEMSGNGIRCLVQAMVLEGWVEPKSDGPTQVAVLTDAGLRSVVVQQAIDATTHLITVDMGPVRFDRREASWVGGPFVRSAWADLGNPHLVLEVDRGQAFDAIDLVGMGERVNAGTPGGANVHLLIPGPGDDAVTIRTYERGVGPTQACGTGACASAAVANAWGLVGRHVDVHQPGGVAEVRLGATVELTGPATVIAAIDYPYTRPAAG
- the hflX gene encoding GTPase HflX encodes the protein MSLIERSFREKIVLVGVTLPPDTAEKTEASLDELSLLVDTAGADEVGRLMQRRNAPDPPTYVGKGKAEELKELALATDCDTVVFDNELTPAQQFNLEKLLGRTAIDRTAVILDIFAQNAHSQEGKAQVELAQLRYRLPRLRGRGKALSQQAGGMSAGGGARIGTRGPGETQLEVDRRRLVRRVHKLEAELREVDRHRDTQRKAQRTGALPRAVIVGYTNAGKSTLLNRLTDAGVLVEDRLFATLDATTRRLDLPGGERVLLTDTVGFIRKLPHQLVEAFKSTLAVAVDADLLVHVVDASAPDPAGNIEAVRSVLGEIGAADVPELMAFNKADLAPDAAERLVDRWPGSVAFSATTGDGVDVLVRTVGDRLRALTRVVELVIPYERGDLLAAVHRGGEVLSESPGEGGMYIRGRFDEATVGRLGEFVTNA
- a CDS encoding GlsB/YeaQ/YmgE family stress response membrane protein; translated protein: MLWSLITFLVLGVIAGYIARLLVPGEDPLSLPLTAALGVVGSFVGGFLGRIIFDSGDGIIQPSGIIGSVIGAVIVLMIYNFFDGEKRANA